GCCGATGCCGGGACGGTATTGGCGGACAAATACAAATTTGCCTTCTTTGGTTATGGCAATCGTGTTTACCCAGTCGGGATATTCAAGAATATAATATTCGGGGATATGATTTCCATTGGGAAGCAACATATCTTCACAACGAACGGTCAGCCACGGGCGGCGGAACAGGTATTTGCTGCTCACCGTTTTCCATGCTTTGTTTTTCTCTTCCATAAGGTTTCTTGTTTTCTTCCGGCAAAAGTAATGATTTCCTCCGGATATCTTGCTTTACAGCTTTCTCTTTTATTCGTCCACACAAGTTATCTCTATCATCCGGATCTGTTCCAGATATTTCTTAGTCGAACTAACCAAAGAACTTCCCATATAGAATAAAAACATCAGGCTGACAATAGTCATTAGTACACCAATCAAAGCGAAACGGTTTCTTTGTTCTAAAATGCTGCTATTCATACCTCTTCCTCCTCTTAATTTTACCTACTGCAAAGATAACGCAGAAAGGCTACAAAAAATTTACAAGAATGTTTCAAAAAGCTTAAATATTGAAATAGTGTTCGTATCTTTGCATCCGCTAACAACCCCTTAATTACAATATGGCATTTACGAATAACATTATGATTGTCCGGCACAAGTTACTGGCTGACCTTGTAAGACTCTGGAAAAACGACCAGTTAGTAGAAAAAATAGACCGGCTACCTATTGAATTGAGCCCACGCAAGTCAAAGCCTCTGGGACGCTGTTGTGTACACAAAGAACGAGCCGTGTGGAGATACAAGATGTTCCCCCTAATGGGACTGGACATGACAGACGAACATGACGAAGTAACTCCTCTCTCCGAATATGCGCAGCAAGCATTGAGCCGTCCCGAACCGGATAAAGAAAATATAATGTGCGTCATTGACGAAGCGTGTTCTTCCTGCATACAGATTAATTATGAAATAACCAACCTTTGTCGCGGATGTGTGGCCCGTAGTTGCTATATGAACTGCCCCAAAGATGCCATACGTTTCAAGAAAAACGGTCAGGCAATGATCGACCATGAGACGTGTATCAGTTGCGGTATCTGTCATAAGAGTTGCCCGTATCATGCCATCGTCTATATTCCTGTGCCTTGCGAAGAATCCTGTCCGGTGAAAGCTATCAGTAAAGATGAACACGGAATAGAGCATATCGACGAAAGCAAATGTATATATTGCGGAAAGTGCATGAATGCTTGTCCGTTCGGTGCTATCTTCGAGATTTCACAGACATTCGACGTTTTGCAACGAATCCGTAAAGGAGAGAAAATGGTGGCTATTATTGCTCCGTCTATCCTCGGGCAGTTCAAGACTTCGATCGAACAAGTATATGGAGCTTTTAAAGAAATAGGATTTACCGATGTGATTGAAGTGGCCGAAGGAGCAATGTCGACTACCAGCAACGAAGCACACGAGTTACTGGAGAAGTTGGAAAAAGGACAAAGTTTCATGACTACTTCCTGCTGCCCTTCTTACATCGAACTGGTAGAAAAACATATTCCGGGGATGAAACCATACGTTTCCACCACCGGTTCGCCGATGTATTACACGGCACGGATCGCCAAGGAGAAGCACCCGGATGCAAAAATCGTATTCGTAGGTCCATGTGTAGCCAAACGTAAAGAGGTGCGCCGCGACGAGGCCGTAGATTATATCCTGACATTCGAAGAGGTGGGTTCCATTCTTGACGGGTTGGACATCCAACTGGAGCAGACACAGGCTTTCTCCATATTGCATACTTCCGTCCGCGAAGCACACGGTTTCGCACAAGCCGGCGGTGTAATGGGAGCTGTCAAAGCATACCTGAAAGAAGAAGCGGAAAAGATAAACGCGATCCAAGTGTCGGATATCAATAAGAAGAACATAGCCCTGCTGCGTGCCTGTGCCAAGACCGGAAAGGCAGCCGGACAATTTATTGAAGTCATGGCTTGCGAAGGTGGTTGTATCACCGGACCGAGCACGCACAATGACATTGTTTCGGGACGTCGCCAACTGGCACAAGAGCTGCTCAAACGAAAAGAGAGCTATGAAACAATGGATAGATAAACTACGGCAGGAAAGAACTCTTCGACCCGAAGAATTCCGGCAACTGTTGACCGGATGTGACGCGGACTCCCTACGAATCATTAACGAACAGGCACGGGAGGTCAGCCTCCGGCATTTCGGAAACCGGATTTATATCCGTGGACTGATTGAAATAAGTAATTGCTGCCGGAACAACTGCTATTACTGCGGCATCCGGAAAGGTAATCCGCACGTAGCACGTTACCGGCTGAGTCCGGAAAGTATTCTGGATTGCTGCAAACAAGGATACGCACTGGGATTCCGGACTTTTGTCCTGCAAGGGGGAGAAGATCCTGCACTGACGGACGACCGCATAGAGACAATCGTTGCCACCATACGGCGGCATTATCCGGACTGTGCCATTACGCTATCACTCGGCGAAAAGTCACGCGAAGCGTATGAACGTTTCTTTCACGCTGGAGCCAATCGCTACCTGTTACGGCACGAAACTTACGACGCGACGCATTACAGCCAACTGCACCCTGCCGGAATGTCCGGCAAGCAACGCCTGCAATGCCTGCAAAACTTAAAAGAAACAGGGTATCAAACCGGAACGGGAATTATGGTCGGTAGTCCGGGACAGACTGTAGAACATCTGATTCAAGACATTCTGTTTATCGAAAAACTCCGTCCTGAAATGATCGGCATCGGTCCTTTTCTGCCTCATCAGGATACGCCTTTTGCCCGATATTCCAGCGGAACGCTCGAACAGACACTGCTCTTATTGTCTATCTTCCGCCTGATGCACCCATCGGCACTGATTCCATCGACAACAGCTCTGGCTACACTGACTCCCGACGGACGGGAACGGGGGATATTGGCAGGAGCAAATGTAGTCATGCCCAATCTGTCGCCACAGGAGGAACGGAAAAAGTATGCCTTATATAATAACAAAGCCTCCCTCGGAGCTGAATCGGCAGAAGGAATCAGGATATTGCAACAACAATTACATAACATCGGCTACGAGATTTCTTTCTCCAGAGGAGATTTTAAAACGGTTGACAGTTAGAAGTCAGTTAGTTGGAACTTAGAAGTTTAGAATAGATTATGACATACAAAGTAGATTCACCTGAAGCAGAAGAATTCATCCACCATGAAGAAATTCTGGAAACACTGGAATATGCACGGACCAACAAAGACAATCGTGCACTGATTGAACAACTGATTGAAAAAGCTGCTCTATGTAAAGGACTGACACATCGGGAAGCAGCCGTCCTATTGGAATGTGACCAGCCCGATCTGATAGAACACATCTTTCATCTCGCCAAAGAAATCAAACAAAAGTTTTACGGCAACCGTATCGTAATGTTTGCACCGCTGTACCTCTCGAACTATTGCGTCAACGGCTGTACCTACTGCCCATATCATGCCAAAAACAAAACGATTGCCCGCAAGAAACTGACACAGGAAGAGATCCGTCAGGAAGTGATTGCCTTACAGGATATGGGGCACAAGCGCCTGGCACTCGAAGCTGGAGAACATCCCACCCTGAATCCGATAGAATATATTCTGGAATCTATCCGGACGATTTACGGTATCAAACATAAAAACGGGGCTATCCGTCGGGTGAACGTAAATATTGCAGCCACTACGGTAGAAAACTACCGCCGGTTGAAAGAGGCAGGCATCGGCACTTATATATTGTTCCAGGAGACTTATCATAAAGAAAACTACGAAGCCCTCCACCCCACCGGACCGAAAAGCAACTATGCCTACCACACGGAAGCCATGGACCGTGCTATGGAAGGGGGTATTGACGATGTAGGGGTAGGCGTTCTCTTCGGACTGAATACATACCGTTATGACTTTACCGGACTGCTGATGCACGCCGAACATCTGGAAGCCAGATTCGGCGTAGGTCCGCATACGATCAGCGTTCCGCGCATCTGCTCGGCAGATGATATTGATGCAGGGGATTTCCCCAATGCTATCTCGGACGAGATATTCAGTAAGATTGTAGCCGTTATCCGGATAGCCGTTCCATATACCGGAATGATTATTTCGACCCGCGAATCACAGGAGTCACGCAAGAAGGTCCTCGAACTGGGCATTTCACAAATCAGCGGCGGTTCGCGTACCAGTGTCGGAGGGTATGCGGAAAGAGAACTGCCGGAGAACAATTCCGCACAGTTCGATGTCAGTGACACACGGACACTGGATGAGGTTGTCAACTGGCTGCTCGATCTCGGGCATATCCCCAGCTTCTGTACTGCCTGTTACCGCGAAGGAAGAACGGGCGACCGTTTCATGTCGCTCGTCAAATCCGGACAGATAGCAAACTGCTGTGCCCCGAATGCCTTAATGACACTGAAAGAGTATCTGGAAGATTATGCCTCCGAAGACACCCGGAAAAAAGGGCTGAAACTGATTGAAAAGGAAACGGAACATATTCCGAATCCCAAAATCAGAGAAATCGCCATACGTAACTTAAAAGCAATCGCCGAAGGCAAAAGAGATTTTCGATTATGAGTTTAACAGATACCCCTAACGCCAACAGGCTTCACATAGCTCTTTTCGGCAGACGAAACAGTGGCAAGTCTTCTCTTATCAACGCTTTGACAGGACAGGACACTGCGCTCGTCTCGGATACTCCGGGAACAACCACCGACCCGGTAGCGAAAGCCATGGAAATTCATGGGATCGGACCGTGCCTGTTTATCGATACACCGGGATTCGACGATGAAGGCGAACTTGGGCGAATGCGTATTGAACGCACATGGAAAGCGGTAGAGAAAACAGATATGGCTATCTTATTTTGTGGAGGCGATACGTCTGCCGGGCTTTCAAAGGAGACAAAGGAGCCCGATTTTACAGAAGAACTTTACTGGCTGGAACAGTTAAAGGCCAAAGGGATTCCGACGATTCTGCTGATAAACAAAACAGATATACGGAAAGATTCACAGGCGTTGGCTATCAAAGTCAGAGAAAGTTTCGGAGATACTCCTGTCCTAATCAGTGCAAAAGAGAAAACAGGGATCGAACAGATCCGCCGGACTATACTGGAAAAACTCCCTCCGGATTTCGGCCAGCAAAGTATCACCGGA
The nucleotide sequence above comes from Bacteroides caccae. Encoded proteins:
- the hydG gene encoding [FeFe] hydrogenase H-cluster radical SAM maturase HydG, coding for MTYKVDSPEAEEFIHHEEILETLEYARTNKDNRALIEQLIEKAALCKGLTHREAAVLLECDQPDLIEHIFHLAKEIKQKFYGNRIVMFAPLYLSNYCVNGCTYCPYHAKNKTIARKKLTQEEIRQEVIALQDMGHKRLALEAGEHPTLNPIEYILESIRTIYGIKHKNGAIRRVNVNIAATTVENYRRLKEAGIGTYILFQETYHKENYEALHPTGPKSNYAYHTEAMDRAMEGGIDDVGVGVLFGLNTYRYDFTGLLMHAEHLEARFGVGPHTISVPRICSADDIDAGDFPNAISDEIFSKIVAVIRIAVPYTGMIISTRESQESRKKVLELGISQISGGSRTSVGGYAERELPENNSAQFDVSDTRTLDEVVNWLLDLGHIPSFCTACYREGRTGDRFMSLVKSGQIANCCAPNALMTLKEYLEDYASEDTRKKGLKLIEKETEHIPNPKIREIAIRNLKAIAEGKRDFRL
- the hydE gene encoding [FeFe] hydrogenase H-cluster radical SAM maturase HydE; amino-acid sequence: MKQWIDKLRQERTLRPEEFRQLLTGCDADSLRIINEQAREVSLRHFGNRIYIRGLIEISNCCRNNCYYCGIRKGNPHVARYRLSPESILDCCKQGYALGFRTFVLQGGEDPALTDDRIETIVATIRRHYPDCAITLSLGEKSREAYERFFHAGANRYLLRHETYDATHYSQLHPAGMSGKQRLQCLQNLKETGYQTGTGIMVGSPGQTVEHLIQDILFIEKLRPEMIGIGPFLPHQDTPFARYSSGTLEQTLLLLSIFRLMHPSALIPSTTALATLTPDGRERGILAGANVVMPNLSPQEERKKYALYNNKASLGAESAEGIRILQQQLHNIGYEISFSRGDFKTVDS
- a CDS encoding 4Fe-4S dicluster domain-containing protein; its protein translation is MAFTNNIMIVRHKLLADLVRLWKNDQLVEKIDRLPIELSPRKSKPLGRCCVHKERAVWRYKMFPLMGLDMTDEHDEVTPLSEYAQQALSRPEPDKENIMCVIDEACSSCIQINYEITNLCRGCVARSCYMNCPKDAIRFKKNGQAMIDHETCISCGICHKSCPYHAIVYIPVPCEESCPVKAISKDEHGIEHIDESKCIYCGKCMNACPFGAIFEISQTFDVLQRIRKGEKMVAIIAPSILGQFKTSIEQVYGAFKEIGFTDVIEVAEGAMSTTSNEAHELLEKLEKGQSFMTTSCCPSYIELVEKHIPGMKPYVSTTGSPMYYTARIAKEKHPDAKIVFVGPCVAKRKEVRRDEAVDYILTFEEVGSILDGLDIQLEQTQAFSILHTSVREAHGFAQAGGVMGAVKAYLKEEAEKINAIQVSDINKKNIALLRACAKTGKAAGQFIEVMACEGGCITGPSTHNDIVSGRRQLAQELLKRKESYETMDR